One Dermatophagoides farinae isolate YC_2012a chromosome 1, ASM2471394v1, whole genome shotgun sequence genomic region harbors:
- the LOC124491778 gene encoding uncharacterized protein LOC124491778, with translation MISRRKIISKSEDSSSNSSSSSASSSSDNLYKHPDVLDQYLVNKNVEEDPYVGDVDDEDGDDIDHNNIHDDDDDDDENIWHDFHQLINDQLQEIRNKWNQIDDEIWAKIICFERNRRVAKAYARSQVISITGSDRGFDGYRIGLNGFPNPKRDFEVQMIKQQIRSGFKLKIDDLGNVHIKRIGRCPVFLGPGIPVGNSDYYYSQQQQLQQRQHEQSMIALEMNKPRMIFDFKKFQQSMISILSQQQQTPLKNSGQRMNPFHNLSSSSSLENQCVHHIQLMADNEEHHQYLRHPCWILLINIVALDLFWSKFKLNGAFNPVISRKLFTSELATDHHCRVPLKAKNPLYDPCEDDYFENNNSHRDHCSNHCLNLREKVSDDLYYCGYAAKISNSSNHRQSSSTTIAKHLLSSIPIHSSSNISPIKNGSLENKKLSASATAITTMPIKTKSRYIPLRPNPMKQLPTFNRIGLEQSKRLFFSSHQLSNGQINEHQDLAVKHSDDKIKHVTSLKKYSSSNRSNSKYSSSSSTSSSSTTSYSPHHQRFNHNHNRHHHQNRFCTSSKLHYRMKQTYRSTCDLLSN, from the exons atgatttcacGACGAAAAATTATATCAAAATCAGAAGATTCTTCCTcgaattcttcatcatcatctgcatcatcatcatctgataaTCTTTATAAACATCCAGATGTTCTTGATCAATATcttgtgaataaaaatgttgaagAAGATCCCTATGttggtgatgttgatgatgaagatggcgATGATATtgaccataataatattcatgatgatgatgatgatgacgacgaaaATATCTGGCacgattttcatcaattaatcaat GATCAATTGCAAGAAATCCGTAATAAATGgaatcaaatcgatgatgaaatatggGCTAAAATTATCTGCTTCGAACGAAATCGCCGTGTAGCCAAAGCATATGCTCGGTCACAAGTCATATCGATTACTGGTTCCGATCGTGGATTCGACGGTTATCGTATTGGTTTGAATGGTTTTCCCAATCCTAAACGTGATTTTGAAGTACAAATGATTAAACAACAGATTCGTTCG ggattcaaattaaaaattgacgATCTAGGTAATGTTCATATAAAACGCATTGGTCGATGTCCTGTGTTTCTTGGTCCTGGTATTCCGGTTGGAAATtcggattattattattcccagcagcagcagcttcAACAGCGACAACATGAACAGAGCATGATTGCGTTGGAAATGAATAAACCACGAatgatatttgattttaaaaaattccaacaatCTATGATTTCGATATtgtctcaacaacaacaaacgccATTAAAGAATTCTGGACAACGAATGAATCCGTTTCACAacttatcgtcatcatcatcattagagaATCAATGTGTGCATCACATACAATTAATGGCTGATAATGAagaacatcatcaatatcttcGACATCCATGCTGGatattattgatcaacattGTTGCGTTGGATTTATTTTGGTCAAAATTCAAACTTAATGGTGCATTCAATCCAGTTATTAGTCGTAAATTATTCACATCAGAGTTAGCAaccgatcatcattgtaGGGTACCATTAAAGGCTAAAAATCCGTTATATGATCCATGCGaggatgattattttgaaaataataatagccaTAGAGACCATTGTTCGAATCATTGTTTAAATCTACGTGAGAAAGTTTCTGATGACCTATACTATTGTGGTTATGCTGccaaaatatcaaattcatcaaatcatcgaCAATCATCGTCAACCACTATTGCCAAACATTTATTATCTTCAATACCcatacattcatcatcaaatattagCCCGATAAAGAATGGTAgtttagaaaataaaaagctATCAGCTTCAGCAACGGCTATAACGACAATGCCCATAAAAACTAAATCCCGTTACATACCTCTACGGCCGAATCCAATGAAGCAGTTGCCAACATTCAATCGAATTGGATTGGAACAAAGTaaacgattatttttttcctcacaTCAATTATCCAATGgtcaaataaatgaacatCAAGACTTAGCTGTCAAGCATTcagatgataaaattaaacATGTCACAtcgttgaaaaaatattcatcatcaaatcgttcgaattcaaaatattcatcatcatcatcgacatcatcgTCTTCCACAACATCATACAgtcctcatcatcaacgatttAACCACAATCATAACCGCCATCACCACCAGAATCGTTTTTGTACATCATCCAAACTACATTATCGAATGAAGCAAACATATCGTTCTACATGTGACCTGTTATCCAATTGA
- the LOC124491838 gene encoding uncharacterized protein LOC124491838 isoform X2, which translates to MVEPLKIPDFIIEHPNLSEEDRQSLKVEEFKKLIAAVKLKCRQKISSIDIKKFLAKKLLLPEPMIKQRCHMVQQLENALCSQGFSCKLQIFGSIGCGLAFKDKSDIDIFVRVPDIRFDRQPLKYRAENFENIRNKFRSMRSIFRTHEDTLFPYNVFIETLLQRKMRVPLLRLTIFSDIWECNQYLELIRLSIKCDLNVNCALGLANTRLIRFLCQLDARFMSIVLLVRLWLRNIVRERILLSSYAATLLVLFYFQQKSILPAIDYLIKLSRSPYPLYTNTCRTDFCTNIDIVTQHFPHDICDENVAQLFIAKIVPKNYPSDVVEVYDPFDMTHNVTGRVNIEGMVREFIDGYESYKN; encoded by the exons ATGGTTGAACCTCTTAAAATACCAGACTTCATCATAGAACATCCTAATTTATCTGAAGAAGATCGCCAATCATTAAAGGTTgaagaattcaaaaaattaattgccGCTGTCAAACTAAAATGTCGACAAAAAATCtcatcaatcgatataaaaaaatttttggccaaaaaacttttgttgCCCGAACCAATGATTAAACAACGTTGCCATATGGTGCAACAATTGGAAAATGCTTTATGTAGCCAAGGATTCTCCTGTAAATTGCAAATATTCGGTTCGATTGGCTGTGGTTTAGCCTTCAAAGATAAATCTGATATTGACATATTTGTCCGTGTACCTGACATACGTTTTGATCGTCAACCTTTAAAGTATCGAGCGGAAAATTTCGAAAACATTCGCAATAAATTTCGTTCAATGCGATCGATATTTCGTACTCATGAAGATACACTATTTCCATACAATGTATTTATTGAAACATTGTTACAACGAAAAATGCGCGTTCCCTTACTTCGTTTGACCATATTCAGCGATATTTGGGAATGTAATCAATACCTAGAATTGATACGATTATCGATTAAATGTGATTTAAACGTTAATTGTGCCCTTGGTTTGGCAAATACTCGTTTGATACGATTCTTATGTCAATTGGATGCCCGTTTTATGTCAATCGTTCTACTTGTTCGTTTATGGCTTCGAAACATTGTACGCGAACGAATCCTATTATCATCGTATGCTGCAACCTTATTGgttttattctattttcaacaaaaatctatACTTCCAGCCATTGACTATCTCATTAAACTCTCCAGATCTCCTTATCCtttatacacaaacacatgcCGTACGGATTTCTGTACGAACATAGATATTGTGACACAACATTTTCCTCATGATATTTGCGACGAAAATGTTGCCCAATTATTCATAG CCAAGATAGTCCCGAAAAATTATCCATCCGATGTCGTCGAAGTTTATGATCCATTTGATATGACACATAATGTTACGGGACGTGTAAATATTGAAGGAATGGTTCGCGAATTTATTGATGGCTATGAATCttataaaaattaa
- the LOC124491838 gene encoding uncharacterized protein LOC124491838 isoform X1, translated as MVEPLKIPDFIIEHPNLSEEDRQSLKVEEFKKLIAAVKLKCRQKISSIDIKKFLAKKLLLPEPMIKQRCHMVQQLENALCSQGFSCKLQIFGSIGCGLAFKDKSDIDIFVRVPDIRFDRQPLKYRAENFENIRNKFRSMRSIFRTHEDTLFPYNVFIETLLQRKMRVPLLRLTIFSDIWECNQYLELIRLSIKCDLNVNCALGLANTRLIRFLCQLDARFMSIVLLVRLWLRNIVRERILLSSYAATLLVLFYFQQKSILPAIDYLIKLSRSPYPLYTNTCRTDFCTNIDIVTQHFPHDICDENVAQLFIGFFKFYSQFDFNSNFICTHTAKIVPKNYPSDVVEVYDPFDMTHNVTGRVNIEGMVREFIDGYESYKN; from the coding sequence ATGGTTGAACCTCTTAAAATACCAGACTTCATCATAGAACATCCTAATTTATCTGAAGAAGATCGCCAATCATTAAAGGTTgaagaattcaaaaaattaattgccGCTGTCAAACTAAAATGTCGACAAAAAATCtcatcaatcgatataaaaaaatttttggccaaaaaacttttgttgCCCGAACCAATGATTAAACAACGTTGCCATATGGTGCAACAATTGGAAAATGCTTTATGTAGCCAAGGATTCTCCTGTAAATTGCAAATATTCGGTTCGATTGGCTGTGGTTTAGCCTTCAAAGATAAATCTGATATTGACATATTTGTCCGTGTACCTGACATACGTTTTGATCGTCAACCTTTAAAGTATCGAGCGGAAAATTTCGAAAACATTCGCAATAAATTTCGTTCAATGCGATCGATATTTCGTACTCATGAAGATACACTATTTCCATACAATGTATTTATTGAAACATTGTTACAACGAAAAATGCGCGTTCCCTTACTTCGTTTGACCATATTCAGCGATATTTGGGAATGTAATCAATACCTAGAATTGATACGATTATCGATTAAATGTGATTTAAACGTTAATTGTGCCCTTGGTTTGGCAAATACTCGTTTGATACGATTCTTATGTCAATTGGATGCCCGTTTTATGTCAATCGTTCTACTTGTTCGTTTATGGCTTCGAAACATTGTACGCGAACGAATCCTATTATCATCGTATGCTGCAACCTTATTGgttttattctattttcaacaaaaatctatACTTCCAGCCATTGACTATCTCATTAAACTCTCCAGATCTCCTTATCCtttatacacaaacacatgcCGTACGGATTTCTGTACGAACATAGATATTGTGACACAACATTTTCCTCATGATATTTGCGACGAAAATGTTGCCCAATTATTCATAGGTttctttaaattttattcacaatttgattttaactccaattttatttgtaCACATACAGCCAAGATAGTCCCGAAAAATTATCCATCCGATGTCGTCGAAGTTTATGATCCATTTGATATGACACATAATGTTACGGGACGTGTAAATATTGAAGGAATGGTTCGCGAATTTATTGATGGCTATGAATCttataaaaattaa
- the LOC124491847 gene encoding uncharacterized protein LOC124491847 isoform X1, whose amino-acid sequence MKLCYLKYDDRRYKNNNISTSRIYIPYMILIICCTWLLWPPIVQTAPSIKIDKNTIELLNNGLKALVSIKQILSTIQTFNELHTIYKEQKQQQQNSNQISISGLPILLHSPTSPPSSAVETLDVNPATLLSIQPLPPPSSRPRVNFVQKLFGKIPSMLLLPNVNNKGINTNKITTIQRDPSLGLIKIGEKPPPGLFPETLPYSVSQFESQNEQSSASPSPLSINEQDAFKQLASAVVNQHQKHHHSLTLDHDSNHQQLSTTELEDKRITQPINRFLYNKPISLSTNKSQEEEETYGYFDQDTLIPYHYFSTSSLSTIPTKQSSSSSI is encoded by the exons ATGAAGCTATGTTATCtcaaatatgatgatcgtcgttataaaaacaacaatatatcCACTTCACGAATTTATATTCCATACatgatattaataatttgttgTACATGGTTATTATGGCCACCAATCGTGCAAACAGCACcgtcaatcaaaattgataaaaacacCATCGAATTATTAAATAATGGTTTAAAAGCCTTGGTCAGCATTAAGCAGATATTATCAACTATACAGACATTCAATGAACTTCATACAATATACAAAgagcaaaaacaacaacaacagaattctAATCAAATTTCCATTTCCGGCTTACCAATCTTATTACATTCTCCCACTTCTCCGCCATCATCAGCAGTGGAAACTTTGGATGTTAATCCAGCAActttattatcaatacaaCCTTTACCGCCACCTTCAAGCCGACCACGTGTAAATTTCGTGCAAAAATTGTTTGGAAAAATACCATCAATGTTACTGTTGCCAAATGTCAATAATAAAGGGATTAATACGAATAAAATTACTACAA TTCAACGCGATCCATCATTGggattgattaaaattggCGAAAAGCCACCACCAGGTTTATTTCCAGAAACATTGCCATATTCGGTTTCCCAATTTGAATCACAAAACGAacaatcatcagcatcaccatcaccattatctaTTAATGAACAGGATGCATTCAAACAGCTAGCTTCGGCTGTTGTCAATCAACaccaaaaacatcatcatagtttAACTCTTGATCACGAttccaatcatcaacaattatcGACAACAGAACTCGAAGATAAAAGAATAACCCAGCCGATTAATCGTTTTCTGTATAATAAACCAATATCATtgtcaacaaacaaaagccAAGAAGAGGAAGAAACATATGGATATTTTGATCAAGATACATTGATAccatatcattattttagtacatcatcattatcaaccataccaacaaaacaatcttcatcatcatcgatataa
- the LOC124491847 gene encoding motile sperm domain-containing protein 2 isoform X2 → MPSKNNNQKKNSSQSNINHSENDKLTTTTGEEQYFDNAFIDQVRQSLLSNDVNQFDPIDIERLKAHDDWFIRRFLAWRPTTIDEAIKTMIQALLWRKEININQWKDTDFPSEFYQIAGCFHYLPDRENKNILILRMRFNRKEPVGVASIETMVRNFFIYVVEKIVSQHPNQGFALIFDCWKASLSNVDIDMARFIINTLSNYYSGAISYVYIYELPWILNQIWRLVRSWLDEEAKSIVRFVTIDNIVQYIEASNLPDYMGGYCGKDYRFVPKGVPTLEEMSTGNGDTKKLVIKSDKDLKRLTEHFQKLIKLQ, encoded by the exons ATGCcttcaaaaaataataatcaaaagaaaaattcatcacaatCGAATATCAATCATagtgaaaatgacaaattaaCTACTACAACCGGTGAGGAACAATATTTTGATAATGCATTTATTGATCAAGTTCGCCAATCGCTGTTATCCAATGAtgtgaatcaatttgatccaaTTGATATCGAACGATTGAAAGCTCATGATGATTGGTTCATACGGCGATTTCTAGCATGGCGACCCACGACCATCGATGAGgcaatcaaaacaatgattCAGGCATTGTTATGGCGAAAAGAgatcaacatcaatcaatg GAAAGATACAGATTTTCCAAGCGAATTCTATCAAATTGCCGGCTGTTTTCATTATCTACCTGATCgtgagaataaaaatatactTATATTACGTATGCGTTTCAATCGAAAAGAACCAGTCGGTGTAGCATCGATTGAGACAATggttcgaaatttttttatctatgTTGTTGAGAAAATTGTCAGCCAACATCCAAACCAAGGATTTGCATtaatatttgattgttggAAAGCATCATTGTCAAATGTTGACATTGATATGGCTCGTTTCATAATAAATACtttatcaaattattattctg GTGCCATATCATACGTGTATATTTACGAACTTCCATggatattgaatcaaatatgGCGTTTAGTACGATCATGGCTGGATGAAGAGGCTAAAAGTATCGTACGGTTTGTAACAATCGACAATATTGTCCAGTATATAGAAGCATCTAATCTGCCAGATTACATGGGTGGCTATTGTGGTAAAGATTATCGATTTGTACCAAAAGGTGTACCAACATTGGAAGAAATGTCAACCGGTAATGgtgatacaaaaaaattggtcaTCAAAAGCGATAAGGATTTAAAAAGATTGACagaacattttcaaaaattgattaaattacaATAG
- the LOC124491848 gene encoding uncharacterized protein LOC124491848 gives MSSFSKKIIHLIVILCTFSGINCWNDSEEQEQLSKLIHSFNQSMSIRNELLGINKTYYDIVETNHMELLGRPEPDLRPIIDSFLKNLQEIQTKLKDFHKRFHWLREKMMLKSINRRFNCLEYEDEIIALNDSITMVIDQLTPYRIKNAALPSSGFDSQILNQKLFKFKEDYPSYSDMEIIRREFITLDKKIKIFLEDPTKQSQLIEFLENSFQHSERINQELDRIRQETFVQARTRAQHIPVIIDYNLVFISRMHRDVWNISRMYLDKIKSGADLSSASQTIRLENLGLMLAIILMIITNSCI, from the exons atgtcatctttttccaaaaaaattattcatcttATTGTAATTCTTTGCACATTTTCAG GGATAAATTGCTGGAATGATAGCGAAGAACAAGAACAACTTtcgaaattgattcattcattcaatcaatcaatgagtattcgaaatgaattacttggaataaataaaaccTACTATGATATTGTCGAAACAAATCATATGGAATTACTTGGCCGACCAGAACCAGATTTGAGACCGATAATTGATTCCTTTTTGAAAAACCTTCaagaaattcaaacaaaattgaaagatTTTCATAAAAGATTTCATTGGTTGCGcgaaaaaatgatgctaaaatcaattaatcgaaGATTTAATTGTCTTGAATATGAAGATGAAATTATCGCTTTAAATGATAGTATAACCATGGTTATTGATCAGTTAACACcatatcgaataaaaaatgcAGCTCTTCCTTCAAGTGGTTTTGATTCacaaattttgaatcaaaaattgttcaaattcaaaGAGGACTATCCATCGTATTCCGATATGGAAATAATTAGACGAGAATTCATTACACTTGATAAaaagattaaaatttttcttgaagACCCGACAAAACAATCACAATTGATCgaatttttggaaaattcatttcaacattCTGAACGCATTAATCAAGAATTGGATCGAATTCGTCAGGAGACATTCGTTCAAGCCAGAACACGTGCACAACATATTCCAGTCATAATAGATTATAATCTTGTTTTTATCAGTCGAATGCATCGAGATGTATGGAATATAAGTCGAATGTATTTGGATAAAATTAAATCTGGTGCAGATCTTTCAAGTGCATCTCAAACTATTCGATTGGAAAATCTTGGATTAATGCTTGCCATTATTTTAATGATCATCACTAATTCTTGCATTTGA
- the SrpRbeta gene encoding signal recognition particle receptor beta, with translation MDEHLVSGTKILVSEGNYFLLSITVAVLAVLISLVIFLFSRKSSRQSILLIGLSESGKTTLFTQLAYDSFASTVTSMKENEAPITLKNNKTLVLFDLPGFDRLRNQYWDKFKFRAKGIIFVVDSLNFMSNVHNVADLLYQFLCDSFVVSNRIPVLIACTKQDETRAKSAKVISSMLEKEFNTIRETRMGALDTTSGDDNSIQLLGNPDNPFKFGDLRNSIDFADCSCWKEQKNLDNIFSWINSIA, from the exons ATGGATGAGCATTTGGTTTctggaacaaaaattttagtTTCAGAAggaaattattttcttctttctatCACCGTTGCTGTATTAGCTGTTTTAATCTCTCTAG ttatatttttatttagcCGAAAAAGTTCTCGACAGTCAATCTTGTTGATTGGTTTATCAGAATCCGGTAAAACAACACTATTTACTCAACTTGCATACGATTCATTTGCTTCGACGGTGACTTCAATGAAAGAGAATGAAGCGCCTataacattgaaaaacaacaaaacattagTGTTGTTCGATCTTCCAGGATTCGATCGTTTGCGTAATCAATATTGggacaaattcaaattccgTGCCAAAGGAattattttcgttgttgataGTTTGAATTTTATGTCCAATGTTCACAATGTTGCTGATTTATTGTACCAGTTTCTTTGCGATAGTTTTGTCGTTTCCAATCGAATACCGGTTTTGATTGCCTGTACAAAACAAGACGAAACTCGTGCAAAATCCGCTAAAGTTATTTCGTCAATGTTGGAAAAAGAATT CAATACCATAAGAGAAACTCGCATGGGAGCTTTGGATACAACATCAGGTGATGATAACAGTATTCAATTATTGGGCAATCCGGATAATCCATTTAAATTTGGTGATCTACgaaattcgattgatttcgCCGATTGTAGCTGTTGGAAAGAGCAGAAAAATCTTGATAACATTTTTTCCTGGATTAATTCGATCGCTTGA
- the cin gene encoding molybdenum cofactor synthesis protein cinnamon — MHQSPTFNLYIIIIRLNFEIILSMKMYGFAILTVSDRCSRNENVDTSGPMLRHLIEDHHDRFDVIDYHIVSDDKNDLKEILIRWSNRSDIHCILTTGGTGLTSRDVTPEATNEIIEKEVSGISFALISASITITPMAMLSRMKCGILNRTLIINLPGSQKACKECFDVIKPVLKHAIDQLKDSNEVDMLHRTMNNYMKSKVKETPIANRERHSPFEMIPIKEAQQRIFVEIGSYFQTDRNEMFISAKTLHKALNFILAHDVFASVPLPPFNASIKDGYAVIAEDGQGNRNVLSKASVAGLNEVTRIDRGFCARISTGAAVPPGANAVVQVEDTELIIKTQDDDEEVINIRTIPVVGQDIRSIGSDIPVDNLNPLIKKYRRLSSIDLGLIAATGVKEIKVFRRPKIAVLSTGDEIVSAGQPRPWNCVWDSNRTVLMSLLSQFEVVDLGITPDLADSIFNYLNKGMQNADIVITTGGVSMGERDLLKQVLGEDFNANIHFGRVNLKPGKPTTFSTTTYDGKKKYIFSLPGNPVSTFVTFKIFVEPFLQLLSGKYFDFENQKEVNLMEKLFKWIKCKVVLDKPYKIDTRPEFVRAVITFSSSFPEAKLTESNQMSSRLLNVMNSNGLLFIPSSLDGQKFLENGNFVDAILF; from the exons ATGCATCAGAGTCCAACATTCAACCtatatataattatcattagattaaattttgaaatcattttatcaatgaaaatgtatgGATTTGCAATCTTGACGGTCAGTGATCGGTGTAgccgaaatgaaaatgttgacaCTAGTGGACCAATGTTGCGACATTTGATTGaagatcatcatgatcgatTTGATGTGATCGATTATCATATTGTTTCAGATGACAAGAATGACTTGAAAGAAATTCTTATTCGATGGTCGAATCGTTCAGATATTCATTGTATATTGACAACCGGTGGAACCGGACTAACATCACGTGACGTTACTCCAGAAGCCACTAAtgaaataatcgaaaaagaGGTGTCTGGAATCAGTTTTGCATTGATTTCGGCATCGATTACGATCACTCCCATGGCCATGTTGTCAAG gATGAAATGTGGAATTCTCAATCGGactttgattatcaatttacCTGGAAGTCAGAAAGCTTGTAAAGAATGTTTCGATGTTATCAAACCAGTGTTGAAACATGCAATCGATCAATTAAAAGATTCAAACGAAGTTGATATGTTACATCGTACAATGAACAATTATATGAAAA GTAAGGTGAAAGAAACACCGATTGCTAATCGTGAAAGACATTCGCCATTTGAAATGATACCGATTAAAGAAGCTCAACAGAGAATATTTGTCGAAATCGGATCATATTTTCAAACTGACCGTAATGAAATGTTTATATCAGCGAAAACTTTACACAAAGCtctcaatttcattttggctCATGATGTCTTTGCATCCGTTCCATTGCCACCATTCAACGCGTCTATCAAAGATGGTTATGCTGTAATTGCCGAAGATGGACAAGGTAACCGAAATGTTCTTTCTAAAGCATCAGTAGCTGGATTGAATGAGGTCACAAGAATCGATCGAGGATTCTGTGCTCGTATTAGTACTGGTGCTGCTGTACCACCCGGTGCCAACGCTGTCGTACAAGTAGAAGATACCGAGCTTATAATAAAAACCCAg gatGACGATGAAGAAGTGATCAACATCAGAACCATTCCTGTTGTTGGTCAAGACATTCGTTCGATTGGCTCAGATATTCCAGTGGATAATTTGAAtccattgataaaaaaatatagacgtttatcatcaatcgacTTGGGTTTGATTGCGGCAACCGGGGTTAAAGAAATCAAGGTATTTCGACGACCCAAAATAGCTGTACTTTCTACTggtgatgaaattgtttcgGCTGGTCAACCTAGACCTTGGAATTGTGTTTGGGACTCAAATCGAACAGTCTTGATGTCTTTGTTATCGCAGTTTGAAGTCGTTGATCTTGGAATAACACCAGACTTAGCAGATAGTATATTCAATTACTTAAATAAAGGAATGCAAAATGCCGATATCGTCATCACTACGGGTGGAGTATCAATGGGAGAACGTGACCTGCTCAAACAAGTCTTGGGGGAAGATTTTAATGCCAATATACATTTCGGTCGAGTAAATTTGAAGCCAGGAAAGCCTACAACATTTTCGACGACAACATATGATGGCAAGAAAAAATACATCTTCTCATTGCCCGGTAATCCAGTAAGCACATTTGTTACtttcaaaatatttgtcGAACCATTCCTTCAGCTTCTTTCGGgcaaatattttgattttgaaaatcaaaaagaagTAAATCTAATGGAAAAGTTATTTAAATGGATCAAATGCAAAGTTGTTCTTGATAAGCCTTACAAAATCGATACAAGACCTGAATTCGTTCGTGCTGTCAttactttttcatcatcgtttccCGAAGCCAAACTAaccgaatcgaatcaaatgagCAGTAGATTattgaatgtaatgaattcaaatggatTATTGTTCATTCCGAGTAGTCTAGATGGCCAGAAATTCCTAGAAAATGGCAATTTTGTGGAtgcaattttattttga